One Cricetulus griseus strain 17A/GY chromosome 5, alternate assembly CriGri-PICRH-1.0, whole genome shotgun sequence genomic window carries:
- the LOC113836204 gene encoding insulinoma-associated protein 2, producing the protein MPRGFLVKRTKRSGSSYRSRPAEPLFLPPAPRAAPPSPEEPGRGRSGSPCLAPARDGAEWGAGGGDGPGPSPARPAGPELRRAFLERCLRSPVSAESFPSATAFCSAAPAAATSGEQLGPPRVAVPVPVPVPGSVPAPAPTPHSLQRRGKGAPGCASAPAAVRKPKAVRRLSFADEVTTSPVLGLKIKEEEPGAPARVLGGVRTPLGEFICQLCKQQYADPFALAQHRCSRIVRVEYRCPECDKVFSCPANLASHRRWHKPRPAPSCAAGKPPSASLTPPHPSLAAGKENGRMPRTDDQHPQARDSSGDGQHRDSATCTGLQALVHPEAARPQAPYPEVMLGRRGLGPGGASAGATSEVFMCPYCHKKFRRQAYLRKHLGTHEAGPARAPAPGFSSERTAPLAFACPLCGAHFPSADIREKHRLWHAVREELLLPALVGAPSEAGPGGASDGSTQQIFSCKYCPSTFFSSPGLTRHINKCHPSESRQVLLLQMPLRPGC; encoded by the coding sequence ATGCCGAGGGGCTTCCTGGTGAAGCGAACCAAGCGCTCGGGCAGCTCCTATCGCTCGCGCCCGGCCGAACCGCTTTTCCTCCCGCCGGCTCCCCGCGCTGCGCCGCCCTCCCCCGAGGAGCCCGGCCGGGGGCGGTCGGGGTCTCCCTGCCTGGCGCCCGCGCGGGACGGTGCCGAGTGGGGCGCGGGTGGCGGAGACGGCCCGGGTCCCAGCCCCGCGAGACCGGCGGGCCCCGAGCTGCGCCGCGCGTTCCTGGAGCGCTGCCTGCGCTCGCCAGTCTCCGCCGAGTCCTTCCCCAGCGCCACCGCCTTCTGCTCCGCGGCGCCCGCGGCCGCGACCTCGGGGGAGCAGTTGGGGCCGCCTCGGGTGGCCGTCCCCGTCCCCGTCCCCGTCCCCGGCTCCGTCCCCGCACCCGCGCCCACCCCGCACAGCCTCCAGCGCCGCGGCAAGGGCGCCCCGGGCTGCGCGTCAGCACCCGCGGCCGTCAGGAAACCTAAGGCTGTGAGGAGGCTGAGCTTCGCAGACGAGGTGACCACGTCCCCGGTGCTCGGCCTAAAGATCAAGGAGGAGGAGCCCGGGGCCCCGGCGCGGGTTCTGGGAGGCGTCCGCACGCCGCTGGGGGAGTTCATCTGCCAGCTGTGCAAGCAGCAGTACGCCGACCCCTTCGCGCTGGCTCAGCACCGCTGCTCCCGCATCGTGCGCGTCGAGTACCGCTGCCCCGAGTGCGACAAGGTCTTCAGCTGCCCCGCGAACCTCGCCTCCCATCGCCGATGGCACAAGCCGCGTCCCGCGCCCTCCTGCGCCGCGGGTAAACCTCCCTCCGCGTCGTTGACCCCTCCGCACCCTTCCCTGGCGGCGGGCAAAGAGAACGGCCGCATGCCGCGGACCGACGATCAGCACCCGCAGGCCCGGGACAGCTCCGGGGACGGTCAGCACCGGGACAGCGCCACTTGCACAGGCCTGCAGGCGCTGGTGCACCCGGAGGCAGCACGACCTCAGGCCCCCTACCCCGAGGTGATGTTAGGGCGCCGCGGTCTTGGGCCAGGCGGTGCCAGCGCGGGGGCGACATCCGAGGTCTTCATGTGCCCGTATTGCCACAAAAAGTTCCGTCGCCAAGCCTACCTGCGGAAGCACCTAGGCACCCACGAGGCGGGCCCGGCTCGTGCACCAGCCCCGGGCTTCAGCTCGGAGCGCACAGCTCCACTGGCCTTTGCCTGCCCGCTTTGCGGGGCGCACTTCCCGTCCGCGGATATCCGAGAGAAGCACCGGCTATGGCACGCTGTCCGCGAGGAGCTGCTATTGCCCGCCTTGGTCGGGGCTCCTTCCGAAGCGGGGCCCGGAGGGGCATCTGACGGTAGCACTCAGCAGATTTTCTCATGCAAGTACTGTCCATCCACTTTTTTTAGCTCCCCGGGCTTGACCCGGCACATCAATAAGTGTCACCCCTCAGAAAGCCGGCAAGTGCTGCTGCTGCAGATGCCACTGCGGCCTGGCTGCTGA